The following are encoded together in the Acidobacteriota bacterium genome:
- a CDS encoding HNH endonuclease, which yields MRSEVDTAMRLAAFERVRLLTDLQGTLTAKELSPGFRFEGERIPLVNPQRGIFKPRQMLHLLSIKTVVPRPGGRVWYDDQLTAHSQIFENEESVDYAFMGTNPNAADNQWLREAFQNHVPVIYFLGVAPGRYQALMPTFIAGWNSGALTAKLVFGLPGQQEVATPQGAVERRYALRLVKQRLHQTSFREVVIAAYSGRCAVSKLAEPDLLDAAHIISDRDELLGQPVVQNGMPLSKLHHAAFDRHLIGIDPDYGLHVAERLLVQKDGPMLEALKRLDGSRIRLPRRSEDFPDRDRLAQRFELFKAAA from the coding sequence GTGAGGTCCGAAGTCGACACGGCGATGCGTCTGGCCGCGTTCGAGCGCGTGCGGCTGCTGACCGACTTGCAAGGCACCCTCACGGCCAAGGAGCTGAGTCCCGGCTTCAGGTTTGAGGGAGAGCGGATACCGCTGGTCAATCCGCAGCGTGGGATCTTCAAGCCGCGGCAAATGCTGCATCTGCTCTCGATCAAGACGGTCGTTCCGCGTCCAGGAGGGCGGGTCTGGTACGACGATCAGCTCACGGCCCACAGCCAGATCTTCGAGAACGAGGAGTCCGTGGACTACGCGTTCATGGGGACGAACCCGAACGCAGCGGACAATCAATGGCTCCGTGAGGCATTTCAGAACCACGTCCCGGTCATCTACTTCCTTGGAGTGGCTCCGGGTCGTTACCAGGCGCTGATGCCGACGTTCATTGCGGGCTGGAACAGTGGTGCGCTAACGGCGAAGTTGGTCTTCGGGCTTCCCGGTCAGCAGGAGGTTGCGACCCCTCAGGGTGCCGTAGAGCGCCGCTATGCGCTTCGCCTTGTGAAGCAGCGGCTCCACCAGACCTCGTTCCGCGAAGTGGTGATAGCGGCATACAGCGGGCGGTGCGCTGTATCCAAGCTGGCTGAACCGGATCTTCTCGACGCCGCGCACATCATCTCGGACAGGGATGAGTTACTTGGGCAGCCTGTGGTTCAGAACGGAATGCCGCTTTCGAAGCTCCACCATGCCGCCTTCGACCGTCACCTGATCGGTATCGATCCGGACTACGGTTTGCACGTCGCGGAACGACTGCTGGTGCAGAAGGATGGTCCGATGTTGGAGGCGTTGAAGAGGTTGGATGGGAGCAGGATTCGCTTGCCTCGTCGGAGCGAGGACTTTCCCGACCGTGACCGGCTCGCTCAGCGTTTCGAGCTGTTCAAGGCTGCTGCCTGA